The Stigmatopora argus isolate UIUO_Sarg chromosome 16, RoL_Sarg_1.0, whole genome shotgun sequence genome has a window encoding:
- the ark2ca gene encoding E3 ubiquitin-protein ligase ARK2C isoform X1, which yields MVLVHVGYLVLPVFGSVRNRGAHFTRHQHSHATSCRHFHLGAPQAPVSTDFSLGHAGQPTQTGLAAHHPPLAALTASPQFQDVSGPSFLPQALHQQYLIQQQLLEAQHRRIVPHSRRTQERVPLNPHRLRSGYEYSPALHAPHPMTQQPRYLAEGTDWDLSVDAALPHPQYHLQQLPQHYQHYLASPRMHHFPRNASSAQVVHEIRNYPYPQLHLLALQSLNPSRHATAVRESYEELLQLEDRLGSVSRGAVQTTIERFTFPHKYKKRKPLHLKLGGEEEETDVDEKCTICLSMLEDDEDVRRLPCMHLFHQGCVDQWLATSRKCPICRVDIETQLNPDS from the exons GAGCACACTTCACCAGGCACCAACACAGCCACGCTACCTCCTGCCGACACTTTCACCTGGGCGCCCCGCAGGCGCCCGTCTCAACCGACTTCTCTTTAGGACACGCCGGTCAGCCCACTCAAACGGGCCTGGCCGCCCACCACCCGCCCCTTGCCGCCCTGACCGCCTCCCCGCAGTTCCAGGATGTGTCGGGGCCTTCGTTCCTACCTCAGGCTTTACACCAGCAATACCTCATCCAGCAGCAGCTTCTAGAGGCGCAGCACCGGCGGATTGTTCCGCACTCCAG GAGGACCCAAGAACGAGTTCCCCTCAATCCCCACCGACTACGCTCCGGCTATGAGTACTCCCCAGCGCTTCATGCCCCGCACCCAATGACACAGCAGCCCAGGTACCTGGCCGAAGGCACCGACTG GGATCTGAGTGTCGACGCCGCCCTCCCTCATCCCCAATACCACCTCCAGCAGCTGCCCCAACACTACCAGCACTACCTGGCTTCCCCCCGAATGCACCACTTCCCCAGGAACGCATCCTCCGCACAG GTTGTGCATGAAATCAGAAACTACCCGTACCCTCAGCTCCACCTGTTGGCACTCCAAAGTCTCAACCCTTCCAGACATGCCACTGCAGTGCGGGAGAGCTACGAg GAGCttcttcagttagaagaccggCTAGGCAGTGTCAGCAGAGGTGCAGTGCAGACTACCATTGAACGCTTCACGTTCCCGCACAAATACAAAAAG AGGAAGCCCTTGCATCTGAAGCTCGGGGGGGAAGAAGAGGAGACGGACGTGGATGAGAAGTGCACCATTTGCTTGTCCATGCTGGAGGACGACGAGGACGTCAG GAGGTTACCCTGCATGCACCTCTTTCACCAAGGCTGCGTGGACCAATGGCTGGCGACCAGCAGGAAGTGTCCAATCTGTCGCGTTGACATCGAGACGCAGCTGAACCCCGACAGCTGA
- the ark2ca gene encoding E3 ubiquitin-protein ligase ARK2C isoform X2 has translation MVLVHVGYLVLPVFGSVRNRGAHFTRHQHSHATSCRHFHLGAPQAPVSTDFSLGHAGQPTQTGLAAHHPPLAALTASPQFQDVSGPSFLPQALHQQYLIQQQLLEAQHRRIVPHSRRTQERVPLNPHRLRSGYEYSPALHAPHPMTQQPRYLAEGTDWDLSVDAALPHPQYHLQQLPQHYQHYLASPRMHHFPRNASSAQVVVHEIRNYPYPQLHLLALQSLNPSRHATAVRESYELLQLEDRLGSVSRGAVQTTIERFTFPHKYKKRKPLHLKLGGEEEETDVDEKCTICLSMLEDDEDVRRLPCMHLFHQGCVDQWLATSRKCPICRVDIETQLNPDS, from the exons GAGCACACTTCACCAGGCACCAACACAGCCACGCTACCTCCTGCCGACACTTTCACCTGGGCGCCCCGCAGGCGCCCGTCTCAACCGACTTCTCTTTAGGACACGCCGGTCAGCCCACTCAAACGGGCCTGGCCGCCCACCACCCGCCCCTTGCCGCCCTGACCGCCTCCCCGCAGTTCCAGGATGTGTCGGGGCCTTCGTTCCTACCTCAGGCTTTACACCAGCAATACCTCATCCAGCAGCAGCTTCTAGAGGCGCAGCACCGGCGGATTGTTCCGCACTCCAG GAGGACCCAAGAACGAGTTCCCCTCAATCCCCACCGACTACGCTCCGGCTATGAGTACTCCCCAGCGCTTCATGCCCCGCACCCAATGACACAGCAGCCCAGGTACCTGGCCGAAGGCACCGACTG GGATCTGAGTGTCGACGCCGCCCTCCCTCATCCCCAATACCACCTCCAGCAGCTGCCCCAACACTACCAGCACTACCTGGCTTCCCCCCGAATGCACCACTTCCCCAGGAACGCATCCTCCGCACAGGTG GTTGTGCATGAAATCAGAAACTACCCGTACCCTCAGCTCCACCTGTTGGCACTCCAAAGTCTCAACCCTTCCAGACATGCCACTGCAGTGCGGGAGAGCTACGAg CttcttcagttagaagaccggCTAGGCAGTGTCAGCAGAGGTGCAGTGCAGACTACCATTGAACGCTTCACGTTCCCGCACAAATACAAAAAG AGGAAGCCCTTGCATCTGAAGCTCGGGGGGGAAGAAGAGGAGACGGACGTGGATGAGAAGTGCACCATTTGCTTGTCCATGCTGGAGGACGACGAGGACGTCAG GAGGTTACCCTGCATGCACCTCTTTCACCAAGGCTGCGTGGACCAATGGCTGGCGACCAGCAGGAAGTGTCCAATCTGTCGCGTTGACATCGAGACGCAGCTGAACCCCGACAGCTGA
- the ark2ca gene encoding E3 ubiquitin-protein ligase ARK2C isoform X3 — protein MVLVHVGYLVLPVFGSVRNRGAHFTRHQHSHATSCRHFHLGAPQAPVSTDFSLGHAGQPTQTGLAAHHPPLAALTASPQFQDVSGPSFLPQALHQQYLIQQQLLEAQHRRIVPHSRRTQERVPLNPHRLRSGYEYSPALHAPHPMTQQPRDLSVDAALPHPQYHLQQLPQHYQHYLASPRMHHFPRNASSAQVVVHEIRNYPYPQLHLLALQSLNPSRHATAVRESYEELLQLEDRLGSVSRGAVQTTIERFTFPHKYKKRKPLHLKLGGEEEETDVDEKCTICLSMLEDDEDVRRLPCMHLFHQGCVDQWLATSRKCPICRVDIETQLNPDS, from the exons GAGCACACTTCACCAGGCACCAACACAGCCACGCTACCTCCTGCCGACACTTTCACCTGGGCGCCCCGCAGGCGCCCGTCTCAACCGACTTCTCTTTAGGACACGCCGGTCAGCCCACTCAAACGGGCCTGGCCGCCCACCACCCGCCCCTTGCCGCCCTGACCGCCTCCCCGCAGTTCCAGGATGTGTCGGGGCCTTCGTTCCTACCTCAGGCTTTACACCAGCAATACCTCATCCAGCAGCAGCTTCTAGAGGCGCAGCACCGGCGGATTGTTCCGCACTCCAG GAGGACCCAAGAACGAGTTCCCCTCAATCCCCACCGACTACGCTCCGGCTATGAGTACTCCCCAGCGCTTCATGCCCCGCACCCAATGACACAGCAGCCCAG GGATCTGAGTGTCGACGCCGCCCTCCCTCATCCCCAATACCACCTCCAGCAGCTGCCCCAACACTACCAGCACTACCTGGCTTCCCCCCGAATGCACCACTTCCCCAGGAACGCATCCTCCGCACAGGTG GTTGTGCATGAAATCAGAAACTACCCGTACCCTCAGCTCCACCTGTTGGCACTCCAAAGTCTCAACCCTTCCAGACATGCCACTGCAGTGCGGGAGAGCTACGAg GAGCttcttcagttagaagaccggCTAGGCAGTGTCAGCAGAGGTGCAGTGCAGACTACCATTGAACGCTTCACGTTCCCGCACAAATACAAAAAG AGGAAGCCCTTGCATCTGAAGCTCGGGGGGGAAGAAGAGGAGACGGACGTGGATGAGAAGTGCACCATTTGCTTGTCCATGCTGGAGGACGACGAGGACGTCAG GAGGTTACCCTGCATGCACCTCTTTCACCAAGGCTGCGTGGACCAATGGCTGGCGACCAGCAGGAAGTGTCCAATCTGTCGCGTTGACATCGAGACGCAGCTGAACCCCGACAGCTGA
- the ark2ca gene encoding E3 ubiquitin-protein ligase ARK2C isoform X5 codes for MVLVHVGYLVLPVFGSVRNRGAHFTRHQHSHATSCRHFHLGAPQAPVSTDFSLGHAGQPTQTGLAAHHPPLAALTASPQFQDVSGPSFLPQALHQQYLIQQQLLEAQHRRIVPHSRRTQERVPLNPHRLRSGYEYSPALHAPHPMTQQPRYLAEGTDWDLSVDAALPHPQYHLQQLPQHYQHYLASPRMHHFPRNASSAQVVVHEIRNYPYPQLHLLALQSLNPSRHATAVRESYEELLQLEDRLGSVSRGAVQTTIERFTFPHKYKKRKPLHLKLGGEEEETDVDEKCTICLSMLEDDEDVRRLPCMHLFHQGCVDQWLATSRKCPICRVDIETQLNPDS; via the exons GAGCACACTTCACCAGGCACCAACACAGCCACGCTACCTCCTGCCGACACTTTCACCTGGGCGCCCCGCAGGCGCCCGTCTCAACCGACTTCTCTTTAGGACACGCCGGTCAGCCCACTCAAACGGGCCTGGCCGCCCACCACCCGCCCCTTGCCGCCCTGACCGCCTCCCCGCAGTTCCAGGATGTGTCGGGGCCTTCGTTCCTACCTCAGGCTTTACACCAGCAATACCTCATCCAGCAGCAGCTTCTAGAGGCGCAGCACCGGCGGATTGTTCCGCACTCCAG GAGGACCCAAGAACGAGTTCCCCTCAATCCCCACCGACTACGCTCCGGCTATGAGTACTCCCCAGCGCTTCATGCCCCGCACCCAATGACACAGCAGCCCAGGTACCTGGCCGAAGGCACCGACTG GGATCTGAGTGTCGACGCCGCCCTCCCTCATCCCCAATACCACCTCCAGCAGCTGCCCCAACACTACCAGCACTACCTGGCTTCCCCCCGAATGCACCACTTCCCCAGGAACGCATCCTCCGCACAGGTG GTTGTGCATGAAATCAGAAACTACCCGTACCCTCAGCTCCACCTGTTGGCACTCCAAAGTCTCAACCCTTCCAGACATGCCACTGCAGTGCGGGAGAGCTACGAg GAGCttcttcagttagaagaccggCTAGGCAGTGTCAGCAGAGGTGCAGTGCAGACTACCATTGAACGCTTCACGTTCCCGCACAAATACAAAAAG AGGAAGCCCTTGCATCTGAAGCTCGGGGGGGAAGAAGAGGAGACGGACGTGGATGAGAAGTGCACCATTTGCTTGTCCATGCTGGAGGACGACGAGGACGTCAG GAGGTTACCCTGCATGCACCTCTTTCACCAAGGCTGCGTGGACCAATGGCTGGCGACCAGCAGGAAGTGTCCAATCTGTCGCGTTGACATCGAGACGCAGCTGAACCCCGACAGCTGA
- the ark2ca gene encoding E3 ubiquitin-protein ligase ARK2C isoform X4 has protein sequence MVLVHVGYLVLPVFGSVRNRGHAGQPTQTGLAAHHPPLAALTASPQFQDVSGPSFLPQALHQQYLIQQQLLEAQHRRIVPHSRRTQERVPLNPHRLRSGYEYSPALHAPHPMTQQPRYLAEGTDWDLSVDAALPHPQYHLQQLPQHYQHYLASPRMHHFPRNASSAQVVVHEIRNYPYPQLHLLALQSLNPSRHATAVRESYEELLQLEDRLGSVSRGAVQTTIERFTFPHKYKKRKPLHLKLGGEEEETDVDEKCTICLSMLEDDEDVRRLPCMHLFHQGCVDQWLATSRKCPICRVDIETQLNPDS, from the exons GACACGCCGGTCAGCCCACTCAAACGGGCCTGGCCGCCCACCACCCGCCCCTTGCCGCCCTGACCGCCTCCCCGCAGTTCCAGGATGTGTCGGGGCCTTCGTTCCTACCTCAGGCTTTACACCAGCAATACCTCATCCAGCAGCAGCTTCTAGAGGCGCAGCACCGGCGGATTGTTCCGCACTCCAG GAGGACCCAAGAACGAGTTCCCCTCAATCCCCACCGACTACGCTCCGGCTATGAGTACTCCCCAGCGCTTCATGCCCCGCACCCAATGACACAGCAGCCCAGGTACCTGGCCGAAGGCACCGACTG GGATCTGAGTGTCGACGCCGCCCTCCCTCATCCCCAATACCACCTCCAGCAGCTGCCCCAACACTACCAGCACTACCTGGCTTCCCCCCGAATGCACCACTTCCCCAGGAACGCATCCTCCGCACAGGTG GTTGTGCATGAAATCAGAAACTACCCGTACCCTCAGCTCCACCTGTTGGCACTCCAAAGTCTCAACCCTTCCAGACATGCCACTGCAGTGCGGGAGAGCTACGAg GAGCttcttcagttagaagaccggCTAGGCAGTGTCAGCAGAGGTGCAGTGCAGACTACCATTGAACGCTTCACGTTCCCGCACAAATACAAAAAG AGGAAGCCCTTGCATCTGAAGCTCGGGGGGGAAGAAGAGGAGACGGACGTGGATGAGAAGTGCACCATTTGCTTGTCCATGCTGGAGGACGACGAGGACGTCAG GAGGTTACCCTGCATGCACCTCTTTCACCAAGGCTGCGTGGACCAATGGCTGGCGACCAGCAGGAAGTGTCCAATCTGTCGCGTTGACATCGAGACGCAGCTGAACCCCGACAGCTGA